ACGAGCCTATGTCCTTTGCCGATATCAATGAGGGGAATATTGATGAAATAGCCGGCAGGGCCGATCAACGGGCGAGAAGGGATAATGCCAAGCTTGAGCTTGTTGCCGCCGCCAGGGATCGTGCGGAAACCTTTCAGCAGGAGGTTGACGCGGCTGGTGAAAATACGGAGATTGCCCAAGCCGGCAAGGATGCGGCTACTGATGAGAAAGAGCAAGCGCTGGATAGGCTGACCGATGCCAAAATAGCTTTAGAGGACGCGGAAGCAGTATTAAAAGATGCTCAGCGAAATCTGGAGGATGCGAAAGCAGTAGTTCGCGATGCAAAGGCCGAATTGGATAGTCGGCAATCCTACGTAACATTATTAAATAAGGAAGACGCAAAGATCCCTATTGCCCGTTCGGTCCTTGCCGCAAGTACCTATTATTCATGGAAAGACAACAGAGGAGATCAGGGGCATCAGTTTGTTTCACCGTATTCTTTTTTTTATCAGCATGGCAATTGGGAGACTTCCTTTAATACGGCGTATGTTATCTCACAGCACGCCGCCCCGCAGTTGACGGGTTCAGGACGAGTGTCCGGCTGGTCCGACAGTGACGTAGCCATAGCGCATACGAATGGTCATGGCAAATACTCTGTGCGCTACAGTCTGGATGTCAATATGCCTACGGGAAAAGCAGCCCTGTCCGGTGAAAAACCGATTATGAATGATGATTTGGTTAAGTACGGAACATTTGGCTCGGGGTGGAACTATACGCCGGGTGTTGCTGTCAGTCGTAAGGTAAGTGACAAAGATACATGGACTTTAGCGACAACCTATTCTTTTCAGGGAGATTATACTCTGCTTAATGATGTACCTAACAACCGACTAAGTCCGGGCAATATATGGACAAAAACTTTTCAATGGCAGCATCTTGCTCCCAACTGGCGTTTGCTGGGGGAGCTATCTCACGTTGATTATACCGATACGCAGGTAGGTGGCGCTGATTATGTACGGGACGGGGATCAGTTGGATACAAAGCTCACCTATGTCAAAGATTTGTCGCATGGCCAGAGCCTGCTGCTATATTATTGGAATTCCCATCAACAGCCGGATCAGTCGCTCGCACAACAGGCGGGAGGAAGCAGCAGGCGCGGTCAATATTCAGGTCTCATGTGGAGTAAGCCTGTACAAGTAGGACATACCATGAGATACAGCTTTGACTTTATGAATAAATCGGGAGAAGCGTATGATATTCTTACTGATTCCATTTTTCATAATGGGAAAAAGTATACCGGTGGAATAGGTTATGATGTGAATATTTCTGAAAAACAAACATTATCATTTGATGTGCAGAAAATTTTTATGAAAAATGACCCGAAT
This is a stretch of genomic DNA from Propionispora hippei DSM 15287. It encodes these proteins:
- a CDS encoding coiled-coil domain-containing protein; translation: MQKYYMIIAAFILCVFGQPLVEAGVPTAIDVADEAKNTGANLNAAAHSAEAAMQAAFERVAAKEAVKQALEALQEVLATAEKAQQEVGRAQANVKEKDAYVGEAAKQVAEAEGKERAAINRLTLALAAQTAAQERAAGYWRIAEQTANSVAQSANETDEPMSFADINEGNIDEIAGRADQRARRDNAKLELVAAARDRAETFQQEVDAAGENTEIAQAGKDAATDEKEQALDRLTDAKIALEDAEAVLKDAQRNLEDAKAVVRDAKAELDSRQSYVTLLNKEDAKIPIARSVLAASTYYSWKDNRGDQGHQFVSPYSFFYQHGNWETSFNTAYVISQHAAPQLTGSGRVSGWSDSDVAIAHTNGHGKYSVRYSLDVNMPTGKAALSGEKPIMNDDLVKYGTFGSGWNYTPGVAVSRKVSDKDTWTLATTYSFQGDYTLLNDVPNNRLSPGNIWTKTFQWQHLAPNWRLLGELSHVDYTDTQVGGADYVRDGDQLDTKLTYVKDLSHGQSLLLYYWNSHQQPDQSLAQQAGGSSRRGQYSGLMWSKPVQVGHTMRYSFDFMNKSGEAYDILTDSIFHNGKKYTGGIGYDVNISEKQTLSFDVQKIFMKNDPNVNYHGYNIMVKYSRNY